The DNA segment TCATGGGATCAGGGAacggttgggttggaagggcctcGAAGGTCAGGGAATCATTGagttggtttggaaaggaccctaaaGGTCATGGGATGATGgaatagttgggttggaaggggactTAAagatcttagaatcatggaatggttgggttggaagggacctcaaagatcatggaatagttgggttggaagggatgtgaAAGATGATGGGATTATGGAATaggttggattggaagggaccttaaagaccaaAGAATCAGAGACTATAGGAATGGGTTGAGTTTGAAGGGCCCTTAatgatcatggaatcatggagtcatggaaccatggaatgggttgaATTGGAAGATCTTATAGATGAGAAAATCAAGAAATGATGGAATTTgttaggttggaagagacctcgaACATcacggaatgggttgggttggaagggtcttAAAGATCAAGAACCAAGGAATGATGGAATGGGGCCTTCAGGATCcgggaatcatggaatgagtaGAGTTGGAAGCGACTACAAACATCATAGAAACAGAggatgctttgggttggaagagacctcgaGGACCGTGGGATCGCGGAacggttgggttggaagggcctcAAAGATCAGGGAATCATTGAGcggggttggaaggaatcttaaaggTCATGGAATGAAGAAATCATGGGATGGCCTGGGTTGGAATGGGCTTCAAAGATCATGGGATCACGGAATggttgtgttggaagggacctaaagaTCACGGAGGTGTCCCAggccgggctggatggggcttggaggcccTGAGCCCGTGGGaggtgcccatggcaggcggggACCGGGTGGCCTTcgaggtccttccaacccaccccaccccaacccaacccactccAACCCATCTCAACCCATCCCAACCCACCCCAACCCAtctcaacccaactcaacccaacccacTCCAACCCatctcaacccaacccatctcAACTCAACCAAACCCAACCCACTCCAACCCatctcaacccaacccaacccaacccactccAACCCatctcaacccaacccaactcaacccaacccatctcaacccaacccaacccaacccaacccatctcaacccaacccatctcaacccaacccaactcaacccaacccatctcaacccaacccaacccatctcaacccaacccatcccaacccaacccaactcaacccaactcatctcaacccaactcaacccaacccaactcaacccaacccaacccactccaacccaacccatctcAACCCACCCCACCCCAACCCATCTCAACCCAccccaacccaacccactccAACCCAACCCACCCCAACCCatctcaacccaacccatctcAACCCAccccaacccaacccactccAACCCAACCCACCCCAACCCATCTCAACCCAACCCACCCCaccccaacccaacccaacccaccccaccccaccccaacccaccccaccccaccccaacccatcccaacccaCCCCAACCCATCTCAACCCACTCCAACCCATCTCAACCCAACCCACCCCactccaacccaacccatcccaactcaacccaacccaacccaacccacccCAACCCATCTCAACCCATCTCatctcaacccaacccatcccaccccaacccaaccctccccaccctctgctTCCTCAGCGCCGTCATCTCCAACATCAACGCCGCCGATGCCGCCTTCTACCCGGACGCCGAGCCGGTCCGGCGCTACCTGCGGTCGCAGGGGGTGTGCGGGCGGCTGGTGCGGCGCGTGGCCTCGTGGCACCACCACCTGCGGGCGCAGCGCAAGCTGCCGGCGGAGCGGGCGGTGCTGCGGTACCTGCCGCCGGCGCTGCAGGCCGAGGTGGTGGCCAGCGTCCACCTGCCGGCGCTGCGCCGCGTCGACCTCTTCCGCGGCTGGGAGCCGGGCGTGCTGCGGCAGCTGGTGCTGCGCCTGCGCCCGCAGGTCTTCGGCCCCGGCGAGTTCGTGTGCCGCCGCGGCGACGTCGGCCGCGAGATGTATTTCATCCGCGAGGGACGCTTGGCCGTGGTGGCCGACGACGGCGTCACCCACCTCGCCGTGCTGGGCCAGGGGCTCTACTTCGGCGAGATCAGCCTCATCAACATCAAAGGTGAGAGGCCACCACGGGCATCGCGGCAACCCCGGCATCGCCGCGGCCCCCGTGGCCCCGTCACGGCACCCGTTGGCCCATCCCAGCACCCGTTGGCCCATCCCGGCACCCAATGGCCCCATCGTGGCATCTTCTGCCCCGTGGTggtcccctcagccccatcccGGCACCCTCGGCCCCACGGTGGCACCCATGGTCCCATCATGGCATCTTCTACACCATCATGGTTCCCTCAGCCCCATCCTGGTACCCAAGGCCCCATCGTGGCATCCCTGACCCCGTGGTGACATCTTCTGCCCCATGGTGGTACCCAAGGTCCTATGGTGGCATCTTCTGCCCCATGGTGGTCCCCTGACCCCATCATGGCCCTCACGGCCCCATGGTGGCATCTTCTGCCCAATGGTGGTCCCCTGACCCCATCATGGCCCTCACGGCCCCATGGTGGCATCTTCTGCCCAATGGTGGTCCCCTGACCCCATCCTGGCACCCACGGCCCCATGGTGGCATCTTCTGCCCCATGGTGGTCCCCTGACCCCATCATGACCCCCACGGCCCCATGGTGGCCTCTTCTGCCCCATGGTGGCCTCCTGACGCCATCGTGGCCCTCATGGCCCCATCGTGGCCTCCACGGCCCCATGGTGGCCTCCTGACGCCATGGTGGCCCCTTCCGCCCCACGGCGTCGCCCGGTTCCGCAGGGAACCCGTTTGGGAACCGCCGCACGGCCGACATCGTGAGCCTGGGCCACTCGGACCTCTTCTGCTTGGCCAAGGCGGACCTGGGCGAGGTGCTGGCGCAGTTCCCCGGCGCCCGCGCGGCGCTGGAGGCCAAAGggcggcggctgctgctgcgCGCCGGGCGCTGGGACGCGGGCGccgaggcggcggcggcggaggccGAGCGGCGGGCGCGGGCGCTGCGGGCGCGGTTGGAGGCGCTGCGGGCGCGGGCGGCGCGGGCGGCGGCACAGCTCGAGGCCAACGCCTTCAAGATGGCGCTGCGGCTCCAGCGCCTCGAGGCCCCGCGGCaccccagggcaggaggggcgCGGAGGGGACCCCACGAGCATCAAGGTCACCCCGGGGTGCGGGACAAAGGGGTGCAGCGTCCCCCCAAGATGCGGGATACAGGGATGCAGGGTCCCCCCAAGATGAGGGATACAGGGGTGAGGGATGCAGGGGTGCAGGGTCCCCCCAAGATGCGGGACGCAGAGATGCGAGATACAGGGGTGCAGGGTCCCCCCAAGATGCGGGACGCAGAGATGCGAGATACAGGGGTGCAGGGTCCCCCCAAGATGAGGGATGCAGGGTTGCAGGGTCTCCCCAAGAtgcgggatgcagggatgcgAGATACAGGGGTGCAGGGTCCCCCCAAGAtgcgggatgcagggatgcagggttCCCCCAAGATGCGGGATCCCAGTAGGGTGCAGAGTGCAGGGATATGGGGTGCAGGGATGTCTGATGCAGGGGTACAGGGACCCTCCGGGATGCGGGATCTCCCCGGGATGCGGGGTGCAGGGGTACAGGGTCCTCCCAGGGCTCAGCGTCCCCCCGGGATGGGGGGTCCCAGTGGGATGCGGGGTGCAGGGATGAGGGGTCCCCCCAGGATTCAGGGGAGAGGGCCGCAGGGTCCCCCTGGGATgcggggtgcagggatggggggtCCCCCTGGGGTGCGGAGTGCAGGGATTGGGGGTACCCCTGGGGTGcggggtgcggggatggggggtCCCCCTGGGATgcggggtgcagggatggggagtcCCAGTGGGATGCGGGGTGTCGGGATGGGGGGTCCCCCTGGGactggggatgcagggatggggagtcCCATTGGGATgcggggtgcagggatggggggtCCCCCTGGGATGCGGGGTGCAGGGGGGCCGCATCCCCGGCGCTGAGGGTAACCATGACAACCGTTGCCAGGGAGCACTGACAGCCGTTGCCAGGCAACAGTGCCGGCTGTTTCCAGGGAACGGTGCCGGCTGTTTCCAGGGAACGGTGTCGGCTGTTTCCAGGGAACGGTGTCGGCTGTTTCCAGGGAACGGTGCCGGCTGTTTCCAGGGAACGGTGCCGGCTGTTTCCAGGGAACGGTGCCGGCTGTTTCCAGGGAACGGTGCCGGCCGTTTCCAGGGAACACCGAGAACCGTCGCTCGGTAACAATGAGAGCCGTTCATGAATCAAAACCGCGCCGTAACCTTAATCCGGATGGGATCGGGATCGGGATGGGATCGGGACCGGGAtcgggatgggatgggagggaaaACGATCGGGATGAGGatcaggatggggacagaggtggAGCAGGGATTGGGACCAGGATCGGGATTGGGAtcgggattgggatgggatCGGGATTGGGAtcgggattgggatgggatgggagggaaaACGATCGGGATGAGGatcaggatggggacagaggtggAGCAGAGATTGGGAGCAGGGATTGGGACCAGGATTGGGATCGGGATCGGGATCGGGATGAGGACAAGGAcggggcagggacagggaataGAAGAGGGATCAGGATTGGAACCAGGATGAGAACAAGGATGGAGCAGAGTTTGGGACCAGGATCGGGATCGCGATCAGAGGACAAGGATGGAGAGGGGGTTGGGAtcgggatgggatgggatgggccAAGGAGTAGGATCAGGATCAGGaccgggatgggatgggatgggatggatccCCGCGGCACCGCCCCCGGCACCGCCCCCGCTTCACTCGCCCCGCGGCTCCGGAGCGGAGCGGGAGCACCGGGAGAACCGGGATCGGAGCACCGGGAGAACCGGGAGAACCGGGATCGGAGCACCGGGAGAACAGGGAGAACCGGGAGCACCGGGATCGGAGCACCGGGAGAACAGGGAGCACCGGGATCGGAGCACCGGGAGAACCGG comes from the Cuculus canorus isolate bCucCan1 chromosome 1, bCucCan1.pri, whole genome shotgun sequence genome and includes:
- the CNGA4 gene encoding cyclic nucleotide-gated cation channel alpha-4; this encodes MGFGDGVRCRSSGRWVLEAGGAWHARWMALAALPVIYNCLGLTCRAAFPAVRQFGALWTALDALSDAVYVADIGVRMHTGFPESGAAVPSLGRVRRRYLRSRWFWWDAASVLPAELLAPASPWARANRCLRAARLPEAFARWETRAPRPNALRAAKLLLYVFAAIHGLACAYFGLSRRLGLGTDAWVCPNGTAFARPRRQYLHSLYFATLILTTVGDTPEPRRHEEFLFLTVGYLLAVLGFATITGSVSAVISNINAADAAFYPDAEPVRRYLRSQGVCGRLVRRVASWHHHLRAQRKLPAERAVLRYLPPALQAEVVASVHLPALRRVDLFRGWEPGVLRQLVLRLRPQVFGPGEFVCRRGDVGREMYFIREGRLAVVADDGVTHLAVLGQGLYFGEISLINIKGNPFGNRRTADIVSLGHSDLFCLAKADLGEVLAQFPGARAALEAKGRRLLLRAGRWDAGAEAAAAEAERRARALRARLEALRARAARAAAQLEANAFKMALRLQRLEAPRHPRAGGARRGPHEHQGHPGVRDKGVQRPPKMRDTGMQGPPKMRDTGVRDAGVQGPPKMRDAEMRDTGVQGPPKMRDAEMRDTGVQGPPKMRDAGLQGLPKMRDAGMRDTGVQGPPKMRDAGMQGSPKMRDPRNGAGCFQGTVPAVSREHREPSLGNNESRS